One Streptosporangium sp. NBC_01495 DNA window includes the following coding sequences:
- a CDS encoding serine/threonine-protein kinase — MGRLGRVGPYTLLERLGRGGMGEVYLASSRRGDNVALKVLHDVHDATSEARVRLEREVRALRRVESPYVARVVDADLDGDRPYLVMEHIEGDTLLERVRRDGPLVGGGLLSVAQGLAIALSIIHAAGVVHRDLKPANVVVNGDDEPVLIDFGIAHVLDATRLTLTGTFLGTPGYAAPELFADEHVGEPADVHAWAATVAFAATGRPTFGGGTVEAQMYAILNGQADLEGVPAALLPLIRAALHREPAKRPTAALLTSRLGRLARVIPSEARAARKPGAPTGEKPGPARKQEGRSKPGAKGEDPAKGGRAARAETGRGRPSTPVDGAVRASRSPAGDGTPRGGRAVPAGEAGRAARALPVAGETSRGGRPAAAVGEVPRGGRSAATTGETPRGGRSVSPSGEASRTGRTPASAETSRGGRPASAARRAVRRQAGQGRAGAAGELQDGGRAGPLPAGNAALLLLAVLAVPCVVATAIWPPATFAVTGLFATLARTLWAGHWLVRKRKSARTRVVLRVLGFPLTFVVSLLTALAWPGLPAAALAGCALWLTLGGSLPPDWWAHPAPVAVAGVVFGVVCGGILGREIERIGAELVELRKEGLRALAVLGGFVALCSAAVRAIALLV, encoded by the coding sequence GTGGGTCGTCTCGGGCGGGTCGGTCCCTACACGTTGCTGGAGCGTCTCGGCCGGGGGGGAATGGGCGAGGTCTACCTCGCCTCCAGCCGCCGGGGTGACAACGTCGCGCTCAAGGTGCTCCACGACGTCCACGACGCCACCTCCGAGGCCCGGGTGCGCCTGGAGCGAGAGGTCCGCGCCCTCCGCAGGGTCGAGAGCCCCTACGTCGCCCGCGTCGTCGACGCCGATCTCGACGGCGACCGGCCCTATCTGGTCATGGAACACATCGAGGGGGACACCCTCCTGGAGCGGGTGCGCCGCGACGGCCCCCTGGTGGGCGGCGGCCTGCTCAGCGTCGCGCAGGGCCTGGCCATCGCCCTGTCGATCATCCACGCGGCCGGGGTCGTGCACCGCGACCTCAAACCCGCCAACGTGGTGGTCAACGGGGACGACGAGCCCGTCCTCATCGACTTCGGCATCGCCCACGTCCTGGACGCCACCCGGCTCACCCTGACCGGCACCTTCCTGGGCACCCCCGGCTACGCCGCCCCCGAGCTGTTCGCCGACGAGCACGTGGGCGAGCCCGCGGACGTGCACGCCTGGGCGGCCACCGTGGCCTTCGCGGCGACCGGCCGCCCCACCTTCGGCGGGGGCACCGTCGAGGCGCAGATGTACGCGATCCTCAACGGCCAGGCCGACCTTGAGGGCGTCCCGGCCGCTCTGCTGCCCCTGATCCGCGCCGCCCTGCACCGCGAGCCGGCCAAGCGCCCCACCGCGGCCCTCCTCACCAGCCGCCTGGGCCGCCTGGCCCGGGTGATCCCGTCCGAGGCGAGGGCGGCCAGGAAACCGGGCGCTCCCACGGGGGAGAAGCCCGGTCCGGCCAGGAAGCAGGAGGGCCGGTCCAAGCCCGGCGCCAAGGGCGAGGATCCCGCCAAGGGTGGCCGGGCGGCCAGGGCGGAGACCGGCAGGGGAAGGCCCTCCACCCCGGTGGACGGAGCGGTGCGAGCCTCCCGGTCCCCGGCCGGGGACGGCACACCGCGCGGCGGGCGGGCGGTGCCCGCAGGTGAGGCGGGCCGTGCGGCGCGGGCACTCCCGGTGGCGGGCGAGACGTCCCGCGGCGGGCGCCCGGCCGCCGCGGTCGGCGAGGTGCCCCGCGGTGGCCGGTCGGCCGCCACGACCGGCGAGACGCCTCGCGGGGGGCGTTCGGTCTCCCCGAGCGGTGAGGCGTCCCGGACCGGCCGGACCCCCGCGTCCGCCGAGACGTCGCGTGGCGGCCGTCCCGCCTCCGCCGCCCGCAGGGCCGTCCGGCGCCAGGCCGGCCAGGGGCGGGCCGGGGCGGCCGGAGAGCTCCAGGACGGTGGCAGGGCGGGGCCGCTGCCCGCGGGCAACGCGGCGCTGCTCCTGCTGGCGGTGCTGGCCGTGCCGTGCGTCGTGGCGACGGCCATCTGGCCACCGGCCACCTTCGCCGTCACCGGGTTGTTCGCCACCCTGGCCCGTACGCTGTGGGCCGGGCACTGGCTGGTCAGGAAGCGCAAGTCGGCCAGGACCCGGGTGGTCCTGCGCGTGCTGGGCTTCCCGCTGACCTTCGTCGTCTCGCTGCTGACCGCCCTCGCGTGGCCGGGGCTGCCGGCGGCCGCCCTCGCCGGTTGCGCGCTCTGGCTCACCCTCGGCGGCTCGCTGCCGCCTGACTGGTGGGCGCATCCCGCCCCGGTCGCCGTCGCCGGCGTCGTGTTCGGCGTCGTCTGCGGGGGCATCCTGGGCCGCGAGATCGAGCGGATCGGCGCCGAGCTCGTCGAGCTCCGCAAGGAGGGCCTGCGCGCGCTGGCCGTGCTGGGCGGGTTCGTCGCCCTGTGCTCCGCGGCCGTACGCGCGATCGCCCTCCTGGTGTAG
- a CDS encoding neutral zinc metallopeptidase, with amino-acid sequence MRIRMIIAMAGAAGLFLTGTANAYPIKDPVLTKNAFYTSGKLAQTRCAEPPIKNNDRTLARRYMAALTNCLNTAWGAHFKAAGLPFGKPRLKFVNKVPTGYCGLNVDPKEKSQVYYCRESRTMVVQIGQNWLTSADDLWLLHVTGLLYGAHLAGLTGIEKAFDEAPYANRNEMNEQIRRSSLQTDCLGGVFTRSVWSSFGRGAKDWNELLRTLRDSGDVKGQARTAGTGANRAAWTKLGYATGDPASCNTWTATPARVA; translated from the coding sequence ATGAGAATTCGAATGATCATCGCTATGGCCGGGGCGGCCGGACTGTTTCTCACGGGTACGGCGAACGCCTACCCGATCAAGGATCCGGTTCTGACGAAGAACGCCTTCTACACCTCCGGCAAGCTCGCCCAGACCAGGTGCGCCGAGCCGCCGATCAAGAACAATGACCGGACGCTGGCCAGGCGGTATATGGCGGCCCTCACCAACTGCCTGAACACCGCGTGGGGAGCGCATTTCAAGGCCGCGGGGCTGCCGTTCGGCAAGCCGAGGCTCAAGTTCGTCAACAAGGTGCCCACCGGCTACTGCGGCCTCAACGTGGATCCCAAGGAGAAATCGCAGGTTTACTACTGCCGCGAGTCGCGCACGATGGTGGTGCAGATCGGCCAGAACTGGCTCACCAGTGCCGACGACCTCTGGCTGCTCCACGTGACGGGACTGCTGTACGGCGCGCATCTGGCGGGCCTCACCGGCATCGAGAAGGCGTTCGACGAAGCCCCGTACGCGAACAGAAACGAGATGAACGAGCAGATCCGCCGCTCCAGTCTGCAGACCGACTGCCTGGGCGGCGTGTTCACCCGGAGCGTCTGGTCCTCCTTCGGCCGGGGGGCCAAGGACTGGAACGAGTTGCTGCGCACCCTGCGGGACAGCGGTGACGTCAAGGGCCAGGCCCGGACGGCCGGAACGGGCGCCAACCGTGCCGCCTGGACGAAGCTCGGCTACGCCACCGGCGACCCGGCCTCCTGCAACACCTGGACCGCCACCCCGGCCAGGGTCGCCTAG
- a CDS encoding M48 family metallopeptidase, translated as MPDMTTTPDRNRVQLPGISSRAYEHPADRSALVALRSLSGFDTVLKQMSGLVSERRLRLIYLASAVRTGDTQFRALHDMGRDAAYTLDLHRIPEVYVQQSPLVQAKAIGFDDPFIVVTTGLLDLMDEEEQRFVIGHETAHILSGHAVYRTMLDILTRLATRVAWIPLGYIGLRAIVAGLEEWHRKSELSADRGGLLCGQDSDAALRALMKLAGGSRLHEMNIEAFLDQAREYDTAGDVRDGLLKVLNLLGTTHPFAVSRVAELDKWRRGGEYETILAGEYPRRTDDANAKVSEEIKAAARSYRDSWSQSQDPFIGVLRDVAEGAVNAGERIFNRFSRRDGN; from the coding sequence ATGCCGGACATGACCACCACCCCGGATCGCAACCGCGTGCAGCTTCCCGGCATCAGCTCACGCGCCTACGAACACCCCGCCGATCGGTCCGCGCTGGTCGCCCTCCGGTCGCTCAGTGGGTTCGACACGGTGCTCAAGCAGATGTCCGGCCTGGTCAGCGAGCGCCGCCTGCGCCTGATCTACCTCGCCTCGGCCGTGCGCACCGGCGACACCCAGTTCCGAGCGCTGCACGACATGGGCCGCGACGCGGCCTACACGCTCGACCTCCATCGCATTCCCGAGGTCTACGTGCAGCAGAGCCCGCTGGTGCAGGCGAAGGCGATCGGCTTCGACGACCCGTTCATCGTCGTCACGACCGGCCTCCTCGACCTGATGGACGAGGAGGAGCAGCGCTTCGTCATCGGCCACGAGACCGCCCACATCCTGTCGGGCCACGCGGTCTACCGCACCATGCTCGACATCCTGACCCGCCTGGCCACGCGCGTGGCCTGGATCCCGCTCGGCTACATCGGCCTGCGCGCGATCGTGGCCGGCCTGGAGGAGTGGCACCGCAAGTCCGAGCTCTCCGCCGACCGTGGCGGCCTGCTCTGCGGCCAGGACTCCGACGCGGCACTGCGCGCCCTGATGAAGCTCGCCGGCGGCTCGCGCCTGCACGAGATGAACATCGAGGCCTTCCTCGACCAGGCCCGGGAGTACGACACGGCGGGCGACGTCCGTGACGGCCTGCTCAAGGTCCTCAACCTGCTGGGCACCACCCACCCGTTCGCCGTCTCGCGCGTCGCCGAGCTCGACAAGTGGCGTCGCGGCGGCGAGTACGAGACGATCCTCGCCGGCGAATACCCCCGCCGCACCGACGACGCCAACGCGAAGGTCTCCGAGGAGATCAAGGCCGCCGCCCGCTCCTACCGCGACTCCTGGTCACAGTCCCAGGACCCGTTCATCGGCGTCCTGCGCGACGTGGCCGAAGGCGCCGTCAACGCCGGAGAGCGCATCTTCAACCGCTTCTCCCGCCGCGATGGAAATTAA
- the nadD gene encoding nicotinate-nucleotide adenylyltransferase, with amino-acid sequence MMNAPTGKGKRRLGVMGGTFDPIHHGHLVAASEVAHHFDLDEVVFVPTGQPWQKADKAVSAAEDRYLMTVIATASNPRFSVSRVDIDRPGPTFTIDTLREISAAWGPDVDLYFITGADALAQILSWRDVDELFTIAHFVGATRPGHVLHDPGLPEGKVSLVEIPALAISSSECRQRVASGEPIWYLVPDGIVQYINKRDLYGGAPS; translated from the coding sequence ATGATGAACGCGCCTACCGGCAAGGGGAAGCGACGTCTGGGCGTCATGGGCGGGACCTTTGACCCGATCCACCACGGCCACCTGGTCGCGGCCAGTGAGGTCGCCCACCATTTCGATCTCGACGAGGTGGTCTTCGTGCCGACGGGACAGCCGTGGCAGAAGGCCGACAAGGCCGTCTCGGCCGCCGAGGACCGCTATCTCATGACGGTCATCGCCACGGCCTCCAACCCCCGGTTCTCGGTGAGCCGCGTCGACATCGACCGTCCGGGGCCCACCTTCACCATCGACACGCTCCGGGAGATCTCCGCCGCCTGGGGGCCCGACGTGGATCTCTACTTCATCACCGGCGCCGACGCCCTCGCCCAGATCCTGAGCTGGCGCGACGTCGACGAGCTGTTCACCATCGCGCACTTCGTGGGGGCCACCAGGCCCGGCCACGTGCTGCACGACCCGGGCCTGCCGGAGGGCAAGGTGAGCCTGGTGGAGATCCCCGCGCTGGCCATCTCGTCGTCGGAGTGCCGTCAGCGGGTGGCCTCGGGGGAGCCCATCTGGTATCTCGTCCCCGACGGCATCGTCCAGTACATCAACAAGCGTGACCTCTACGGTGGCGCTCCCTCCTGA
- the rsfS gene encoding ribosome silencing factor, whose protein sequence is MTATDRSVQLVRLAAEAAADKLADDILAYDVSDQLVITDAFVLCSATNDRQVRAIVDEIEDRLRIAADAKPVRREGEREGRWVLLDYIDIVVHVQHEEDRTFYALERLWKDCPSISLPDSVTQVAAQRARGAVAE, encoded by the coding sequence GTGACAGCAACCGACAGATCCGTCCAGCTCGTCAGGCTCGCCGCTGAGGCGGCGGCGGACAAACTGGCCGATGACATTCTTGCCTACGACGTGAGCGACCAGCTCGTCATCACCGACGCGTTCGTGCTCTGCTCCGCCACCAACGACCGCCAGGTCCGCGCCATCGTCGACGAGATCGAGGACCGGCTGCGGATCGCGGCCGACGCCAAGCCCGTCCGCCGCGAGGGCGAGCGCGAGGGCCGCTGGGTCCTGCTGGACTACATCGACATCGTCGTGCACGTCCAGCACGAGGAGGACCGCACCTTCTACGCCCTGGAGCGCCTGTGGAAGGACTGCCCCTCCATCTCGCTGCCGGACAGCGTGACCCAGGTCGCCGCCCAGCGCGCCCGCGGGGCGGTAGCTGAGTGA
- a CDS encoding histidine phosphatase family protein, with translation MSRRVVCLRHGQTLWNVEHRFQGHSDIPLDETGVAQAARAASLLAALRPSMIVSSDLQRAFDTASALGRLTGLDVTVDKDLRERGGGQWEGLTREEISQGWPREFTNWEAPGGEAVGDVADRVSSAVRRWAAEIDSDGLLVVASHGAAIRLGIAKLMNLPQELWPALGGLGNCSWSVLEEARKGWRLLEHNAGTLPEPVSSDDSPEATQE, from the coding sequence GTGAGTCGTCGCGTCGTCTGCCTCAGGCATGGCCAGACGCTGTGGAACGTCGAGCACCGCTTTCAGGGTCACAGCGACATCCCCCTTGACGAGACCGGGGTCGCGCAGGCCGCCCGCGCGGCCTCGCTGCTCGCCGCGCTCCGCCCCAGCATGATCGTTTCCTCCGATCTCCAGCGGGCCTTCGACACCGCCTCGGCGCTGGGCCGCCTCACCGGTCTGGACGTCACCGTCGACAAGGACCTGCGCGAGCGGGGCGGAGGCCAGTGGGAGGGGCTCACCCGGGAGGAGATCTCCCAGGGGTGGCCCCGGGAGTTCACCAACTGGGAGGCGCCGGGCGGTGAGGCGGTCGGAGACGTCGCAGACCGGGTCTCCTCGGCCGTGCGCCGCTGGGCGGCGGAGATCGACTCCGACGGCCTGCTGGTCGTCGCCTCCCACGGGGCGGCGATCCGGCTCGGCATCGCCAAGCTCATGAACCTGCCGCAGGAGCTCTGGCCCGCCCTGGGCGGTCTCGGAAACTGCTCGTGGTCGGTGCTGGAGGAGGCCCGCAAGGGCTGGCGCCTGCTGGAGCACAACGCCGGGACCCTCCCCGAGCCGGTCAGCAGCGACGACAGCCCCGAGGCCACCCAGGAGTGA
- a CDS encoding TetR/AcrR family transcriptional regulator: MNDKTPQAQAVRPDSSLGTRERIVRTTSRLMQRQGYEGTAIKQISREAGVALSSVYHFFPSGKQELAVEAVRHADQEFAGILREALAGEDDPADAMIACTRILATHLRDSDWLDGCPITATALETAGRVPEIQQAVTRSFEHWRGLVTEHLRHTGIAENDVLDLAHTVINTLEGAELAAQVSRSDKPLEIAGRHLARLINTYR; this comes from the coding sequence ATGAACGACAAGACACCGCAGGCTCAGGCCGTCCGGCCGGACAGCTCCCTCGGCACCCGCGAGCGCATCGTCCGGACGACCTCACGGCTGATGCAGCGGCAAGGCTACGAAGGGACCGCGATCAAGCAGATCTCCCGAGAGGCCGGCGTCGCGCTCAGCTCCGTCTACCACTTCTTTCCCAGCGGGAAGCAGGAACTGGCCGTCGAGGCGGTCCGCCACGCCGACCAGGAGTTCGCCGGCATCCTGCGCGAGGCGCTGGCCGGCGAGGACGATCCGGCCGACGCGATGATCGCGTGCACCCGGATACTCGCCACGCACCTGCGCGACTCCGACTGGCTCGACGGTTGCCCGATCACGGCCACCGCCCTGGAAACGGCCGGACGTGTCCCGGAGATCCAGCAGGCCGTCACCAGGTCCTTCGAGCACTGGCGGGGCCTGGTCACCGAGCATCTGCGTCACACGGGCATCGCCGAGAACGACGTCCTCGACCTCGCCCACACCGTGATCAACACCCTTGAGGGCGCCGAGCTCGCCGCGCAGGTCTCGAGGAGCGACAAGCCACTGGAGATCGCGGGCCGGCACCTCGCCCGGCTGATCAACACTTACAGATAA
- a CDS encoding alpha/beta fold hydrolase — protein sequence MREKRVTANGIDFAYLEEGEGPLALLLHGFPEAPSMYRHLMPVLAEAGYRAVAPAMRGFAPTQVPPDGSMRIADLIADANSLHQELGGDTDAVIIGHDWGGFATWGAAAHAPERWSKVVVADVPPVRFYDRKATDPVQIHKNSHFYFFQMAIADQIVPVNDFAYIDWLWEHWSGSVPGFDSAEDRKAGKDSLRAPANLRSGLGLYRDNFNSVTFGTDKWEMGAVLAELPSQPTFYLHGSEDPVVDAATLADIVDALPQGSDGVLLEGVGHFPFLEKPDEVNQRILKFLTA from the coding sequence ATGCGAGAAAAGCGCGTTACCGCCAACGGGATCGATTTCGCCTACCTGGAGGAGGGCGAGGGGCCGCTGGCGCTGCTGCTGCACGGTTTTCCCGAGGCCCCGAGCATGTACCGGCACCTGATGCCCGTTCTCGCCGAGGCGGGCTACCGGGCTGTCGCCCCCGCCATGCGCGGCTTCGCCCCGACCCAGGTCCCGCCGGACGGCAGCATGCGCATCGCCGACCTGATCGCCGATGCCAACAGCCTGCACCAGGAACTGGGCGGCGACACGGACGCGGTCATCATCGGGCACGACTGGGGCGGCTTCGCCACATGGGGCGCCGCGGCCCACGCGCCTGAACGCTGGTCAAAGGTCGTGGTGGCCGACGTCCCGCCGGTCCGGTTCTACGACCGCAAGGCCACGGACCCCGTTCAGATCCACAAGAACAGCCACTTCTACTTCTTCCAGATGGCCATAGCCGACCAGATCGTGCCCGTGAACGACTTCGCCTACATCGACTGGCTCTGGGAGCACTGGAGCGGGTCCGTCCCGGGCTTCGACTCCGCCGAGGACCGGAAGGCCGGGAAGGACAGCCTGCGGGCACCGGCCAACCTGCGTTCGGGTCTCGGGCTCTACCGCGACAACTTCAACTCGGTGACGTTCGGAACCGACAAGTGGGAGATGGGAGCCGTACTGGCCGAGCTTCCCTCGCAGCCGACGTTCTACCTGCACGGCAGTGAGGACCCCGTGGTCGACGCGGCGACACTCGCCGACATCGTCGACGCGCTGCCCCAGGGGTCGGACGGCGTCCTCCTGGAAGGAGTGGGCCACTTCCCGTTCCTGGAGAAGCCCGACGAGGTGAACCAGCGGATCCTCAAGTTCCTGACGGCCTGA